CCTGGACACGAACGACGCACCGGTCGCCGGACGCACCGTGACGGCCACGCCGGACGAGGCGGACTCGGGCGGACCCGTGACGGCCACCACCGACGCCGACGGCCGGTACACGCTCGACGGCCTCGCCCCGTCGACCGACTACACCGTGTCGGTCTCCGGGAGCGACGCGACGGTCGGGTTCACGTCCGGTCTCGACGACACCGACGTGGTGACCGTCGACGACCTCGTCGTCGCAGCCGCCGCGACCCCGAGCCCGACGCCGACCGCCACGCCGACGCCCTCGGCGAGCCCCGTCACGACGACCGCGCCGGTCGCCGCGACGGGCTCCGGCCCGACGAACGGCGCCCTCGCCTACACGGGCGCCGACCTGACGCCGGGGCTCATCGCCGCGGGCGTGCTCGTGCTGCTCGGCGGCGGACTCCTGACGTTCCGCGCGGTGCGCAACCGTCGCCGGACGTCGCACCTGCAGGACTGACACCTGTCGCGCAACGGGGTGGGGCCGATCAGCCCCACCCCGTTCTGCGTCCCGGGAACAATTCCCGTACCTGCGCCGTTGGAGCGGTCCGAGGAAGTTCTCAGCGGCACCCCCTCGCGCCCCTCGCCACACCGTGCAAGACTGGAGGAGCGCACTCGCCGTGGAGTCGTACCCACAACCACATCCACAGCTCGAGCGCGCAGTTCCTCGTCTCCTCCGACGTCGTCGCCGTGCGCCCGGACGTCCCCAGCGAGGAGGTCAGCCCCGTGTCAACCACAACCACCCGAACCTCGGCCGTGCCCACGCACACGCGGCCGATCACCGTGACGACCGGTTCGATCGTCGGCATCGCCGTGCTCGGGCTCGCCACGTTCTTCGCAATCACGACGGAGCTCATGCCGGTCGGGTTGCTCGGCACGATGAGCCACGACCTCGGGGTCTCCGAGTCGACCATGGGCATCGTCGTCACCGTGTACGCGGCGGCCGTGGCCCTGCTCGCGCTGCCCCTGACGTCGTTCACGGCCCGGCTGCCGCGCAAGGCGGTCCTCGTCGCGACCCTCGTCGGGTACGCCGTCTCCAACCTCATGGTCGCGCTCGCGCCGTCCTTCGCCGTGGTGTGCGCGGGACGGATCGTCGGCGGTGTGGCCCACGCGCTGTTCTTCTCCGTCGCCTCGGCGTACGCGACCCGGATCGTGCCACCGCGCCTCGCGGGCCGTGCGATCGCATTCGTGTACTCGGGCAGCTCGCTCGGCTTCGTGCTCGGCGTCCCGATCGCGACCTGGGTCGCGCAGCACATCGGCTGGCGACCCGCCGTGGGTTCCGTGGCGGTCGCCTCGGCGGTGCTCGCAGGCGTCGCGCTCGCCTTCCTGCCGGCCGTGCGCGGTGCCTCCTCGCCGCACATCGGTTCGCCGCGCGCCTGGGCCCGGACCGGCCTGCTCTCGGTCGTCGTCGCCGACCTGCTCCTCTTCGCCGGCCACTACGTCGTCTACACGTACATCGGCCCGTACGCCATCGACGCCGGACTCGCTCCCGACCTGGTCTCCGGCGCGCTCCTCGTCCTGGGTGCCACAGGGGTCGTCGGACTCTGGCTCGCCGGACTGTTCGTCGACCGCGCTCCGCGGCAGACCCTGATCGTCTCGGTCGCCGTCATGGCTGCCGCGTTCGCCGTGCTGCCCTTCGTCCACGGATCGCTCGTGGGCACGATGACCGTCGCCGGCGTCTGGATGGCGGCGAACGGCACCACGGGCACGCTCTTCATGGCCGCTGCGATCCGCACCGGTGGCGTGTCGCCCGACATCGCCGGTGCGCTCGTGAACGGCGCCTCGAACATCGGGATCGCCGGCGGCGCGGCCCTCGGAGGCCAGGCCCTCGGCGCCGTCGGCCTCCAGTGGATGCCGTTCGCCGGTGGGGCGGTCCTCGTCGCGTCCCTCGGCGTCGTGATCGCCGCACGCAAGGGCTTCCCGGCGCGGACGCACGCGCAGGAGCACCTGTCGACGTCGTCGCTCGAGGCCATCACCTCCTCGCTCGCCGTCGTCACGACGTCGGTCCCGACGATCAGCCGGGCGATCCAGACGGTCACCGGATCGGTCGGGGTGGTCACCGGCGCGATCCGGACGCGTCGATCCGGCGAACCGTCCGCCTAGGACCGGCCGGGCGGGCGCAGTCCGCACGGGCTCGATCGATCAGTTCTCGTTCGTCACGGTGCCCTGCACCCCGCCGCCCCGGAGGCTCAGCGTCAGCGTGCCGCTCATCGACTGCGCCGACAGCGAGACCGACCCGTGCAGCGCGTCCTGCCGCGGGTAGCACGCGGACGTCGACTCCAGCCGGTTCGCCGTCGCGACGAGGCAGATCGTCGAGCGGTCCGTCCCGACGCCGGCCCACACGCTCCAGGGCGTCTCGAACGAGCCGCCGTCGAGCGCGCGGTTCGTGAAGATGAGCCGCGTCGTCCGGAGCGTGACCGGCGCCTCGACCGGTCCCGGCAGCTGGTCGGCGTAGGTCTGCGGCGCGTCCAGCAGGTCCTCGAGGGTGATCGTCCCGGCACTCGGCGTGACGCTCGGCGCTGCCGCCGGGTCCGGCCTCGAGGTCCCGACCACCGTCCCCGCCGCGAACGCCACACCGACGGCCGCCGCGACGCCCAGCCCGATCCAGACGCGCGGCCGGGTGGTCCAGAACACCCGTGCGGCTCGCGTCCGCCAGGCGCCGATGCGGTCCAGGAGGCGCGACCCGCCTCCGTCACGGTCGCCCGGCTCCGTCCCGTGGCCGGTCCCCACCCCGTGGTCCGGTCCGTCGGGGACCCCGCTCGTGTCGTCGGTCGCCGCCGGGTCGAACGGGCCCGGAGCACCCGCGGCGGCGGCCGCGCCCGGTGGTCCCGCGTCCGGTGTCCGCGGCCCCGGTGTCGACGGCATCGAGACCGGACCCGGTGCCGGCGTCGCCATCTGGTCAGCGGCGGCTCCCGAGGAACCGGCGAGGGGCCGCGCACCGCCGGTGCGGAACGGGCTCGTCGTGCCGGACGTGACGGCCCGGTCGGAGCCCGCCGCGGGGGTCGGACGCGACCGTCCCGTCGACCGGGCCCGCGGGGAGGCGGGAGCCGCGCCTCCTGGACCGCGCCGTCCTCGGCCGAGCCGCTCGAGGGCCAGCCGCGCTGCGGCCGCGTCGGTCTCGGACGCGGCACCACCCCATGCGAGCGCCTCGAGCCGTGCTCGTTCTGCTGTCACGTCGTCGTCGGCCATGCGCACTCCCGGTCCGGTCGCACTGTCCGCCCATCGTCCCACCGGCGCCGTGCGGGCGCGCACCCAGTTCGCGGGGCGTAGACGGGGATCATGAGCGACAAGCACGATCCCGACCCCGAGACCCTCGAGCCCCTGAGCCACGACGCGCAGTCCGGCGAGGCCGACTACGTCGCGACGAGCCCGGGCGGGACGGGCACCGAGCGGCACGTCCCCCTGCCGGACGAGGAGCAGGGACGCGGCACCGAGTACGACCCCGTCGACCAGGGCCCGCAGCAGGAGGGCCAGGGCGGCTGACACGCCCGCCGCCCGACCGCGACGTCAGGCGAGCACGCGTCGCAGCACCGCACGTTCCCCGAGCGTCCACGCGGCACTCGTGACGACGTAGAGTGCGGCGGCCAGGGGTGCGATCGCGGCGAACACCACCGTGACGAAGGGCGCCCACCGGCCGATCGCCGCCGTCGCACCCGCT
The sequence above is a segment of the Curtobacterium sp. BH-2-1-1 genome. Coding sequences within it:
- a CDS encoding MFS transporter is translated as MSTTTTRTSAVPTHTRPITVTTGSIVGIAVLGLATFFAITTELMPVGLLGTMSHDLGVSESTMGIVVTVYAAAVALLALPLTSFTARLPRKAVLVATLVGYAVSNLMVALAPSFAVVCAGRIVGGVAHALFFSVASAYATRIVPPRLAGRAIAFVYSGSSLGFVLGVPIATWVAQHIGWRPAVGSVAVASAVLAGVALAFLPAVRGASSPHIGSPRAWARTGLLSVVVADLLLFAGHYVVYTYIGPYAIDAGLAPDLVSGALLVLGATGVVGLWLAGLFVDRAPRQTLIVSVAVMAAAFAVLPFVHGSLVGTMTVAGVWMAANGTTGTLFMAAAIRTGGVSPDIAGALVNGASNIGIAGGAALGGQALGAVGLQWMPFAGGAVLVASLGVVIAARKGFPARTHAQEHLSTSSLEAITSSLAVVTTSVPTISRAIQTVTGSVGVVTGAIRTRRSGEPSA